Sequence from the Piscinibacter sp. HJYY11 genome:
CCGCAGGAAGCGCTTCAATGCCTGGCTGTCGAGAGCCATCCCCTCGCTGAACGACACCAGCGGGGCCGATGATCGCCGCACTTCGTCGACACTGCCTGGGGCGGCAGCGGCAAGCGTCTGCGACGTGGCTTCGAGCACGTCGTACACCTGGGCCGACAGCATGCGCCGGATGGCCTCGAACAACAGACGGCGACCGGTGAGCTGCGGGTGCTCCTGCAGTGCCTCGCGGCGAAAGCGCGCGAAGAGAGGCACCTCGTCCAGCTGCTCCATGTCGATCAACCCGGAGCGCACCCCGTCGTCCACGTCGTGCGCGTTGTAGGCGATCTCGTCGGCGATGTTGCACAGCTGCGCCTCCAGGCTGGGCTGGGTGCGGTCGACGAAGCGACGCGCAACGCCGTCGGGCTCCAAAGCCACCAGGGCCTTCGCATGTCGAAGCGAGCAATGCTTGAGGATGCCTTCGCGGGTCTCGAAGGTCAGGTTGAGGCCGTCGAAGTCGGGATAGCGTTCCTCCAAGGCATCGACGACGCGCAGGCTCTGCAGGTTGTGCTCGAACCCGCCGCTCGCGGGATCGGCGTCGCGCAGGCAATCGTCCAAGGCATCCTGCCCGGCATGGCCGAACGGCGTGTGGCCGAGGTCGTGTGCCAATGCGATCGTTTCGACGAGATCCTCGTTCAGCCCCAAGGTGCGTGCGATCGAACGGCCGAGCTGCGCGACCTCGAGTGAGTGGGTCAGCCGGGTTCGGAAAAGATCGCCCTCGTGGTTGAGGAACACTTGGGTCTTGTAGACCAGGCGACGAAACGCCGTGCTGTGCACGATGCGGTCGCGGTCGCGCTGGTAGTCGCTGCGCGTGGGCGCCGGAGGCTCCGGGTAGCGCCGGCCACGCGAAAGCGCAGGGTCGCACGCGTAAGGCTTGAGCATGCGCAGCAGACGCGCCGAAGGTCAGCCCGTGTGGGCGGCGATCACCTCGCGCACCAGCGCCTCAGGCGCCGGCCGCATCGCGGCACGGCCAGGGGCCTCGATGACGACGAAGCGGATCTCGCCCCCTTCGGATTTCTTGTCGACGCGCATCAGCTCGAGGTAGCGGTCCGCTCCCAGCGCCGGCCCGCGAATCGGCAGGCGCGCGCGCTCGATCAGGCGCGTCAGGCGGCCAGCGTAAGCGGCGTCGACAAGGCCCAGCCTGTGCGACAGGTCGATGGCCATCACCATGCCGCAACCCACCGCCTCACCGTGCAACCACTCACCGTAACCCAGGCCCGCTTCGATC
This genomic interval carries:
- a CDS encoding deoxyguanosinetriphosphate triphosphohydrolase produces the protein MLKPYACDPALSRGRRYPEPPAPTRSDYQRDRDRIVHSTAFRRLVYKTQVFLNHEGDLFRTRLTHSLEVAQLGRSIARTLGLNEDLVETIALAHDLGHTPFGHAGQDALDDCLRDADPASGGFEHNLQSLRVVDALEERYPDFDGLNLTFETREGILKHCSLRHAKALVALEPDGVARRFVDRTQPSLEAQLCNIADEIAYNAHDVDDGVRSGLIDMEQLDEVPLFARFRREALQEHPQLTGRRLLFEAIRRMLSAQVYDVLEATSQTLAAAAPGSVDEVRRSSAPLVSFSEGMALDSQALKRFLRVNLYRHPNVVATTDSAKQVIRDLFGAYRADPAEARPGRFDPTPRGIADYIAGMTDRYALKEHERLTGRRLFE